One genomic window of Cellulophaga sp. Hel_I_12 includes the following:
- the pyrR gene encoding bifunctional pyr operon transcriptional regulator/uracil phosphoribosyltransferase PyrR — protein sequence MSQKLLLSSKEIHIILHRLACQLLENHLDFKNTVLIGIQPRGIFLAQRLNDILKKDYGVKHIDLGFLDITFYRDDFRRGDKTLEANKTNINFLIEDKNVVFIDDVLYTGRSIRAALTAIQSFGRPLEIELLTLIDRRFSRHLPIQPNYRGRQVDAINNEKVKVMWKENDGEDAIYLVNTKTEVPNT from the coding sequence ATGAGTCAAAAACTATTGCTTTCTTCGAAAGAGATACATATCATCCTACATCGCTTGGCTTGTCAGCTTTTAGAGAATCATTTAGATTTTAAGAATACAGTACTCATCGGTATTCAACCCCGTGGTATTTTTTTGGCGCAACGCCTAAACGATATATTGAAAAAAGACTATGGCGTAAAGCATATCGACTTAGGGTTTTTAGACATTACTTTTTATCGCGATGATTTTCGAAGGGGAGATAAAACATTGGAGGCGAATAAAACCAATATCAATTTTTTAATAGAGGATAAAAACGTAGTCTTTATTGACGACGTTTTGTATACCGGACGTAGTATTCGAGCCGCCCTTACGGCCATACAATCTTTTGGGCGACCTTTAGAAATAGAACTTCTCACCTTAATAGACAGAAGATTTAGCAGGCATTTGCCGATTCAACCCAATTATAGGGGCCGGCAAGTAGACGCTATAAATAATGAAAAAGTAAAAGTGATGTGGAAAGAGAATGATGGGGAAGATGCCATATATTTAGTGAATACAAAAACGGAAGTACCTAATACCTAG